The following are from one region of the Streptomyces fradiae genome:
- a CDS encoding CBS domain-containing protein gives MATQPFTVADVMTKKVVAVQPGAEFKEIVAAMERWKVTAVPVVEGEGRVVGVVSEADLLLKEELHDHRLGLVEQMRRLDATAKAGSHRAEDLMTSPAVTVALGASLPQAARLMAAHRVKRLPVVDASGVIQGIVSRSDLLKVFLRPDEDLAAEVRRDVVEHLFPLSHRRIDVRVGVGVVTLSGEVRDSALIPLATRLARAVEGVVDVRCELTAEGDRR, from the coding sequence ATGGCCACCCAGCCGTTCACCGTCGCCGACGTGATGACCAAGAAGGTCGTCGCCGTCCAGCCCGGCGCGGAGTTCAAGGAGATCGTCGCCGCCATGGAGCGGTGGAAGGTGACCGCCGTACCGGTTGTCGAGGGCGAGGGCCGCGTCGTCGGCGTGGTCTCCGAGGCCGACCTGCTCCTCAAGGAGGAGCTCCACGATCACCGCCTCGGTCTCGTGGAACAGATGCGGCGTCTCGACGCCACGGCCAAGGCGGGCTCTCACAGGGCCGAGGACCTGATGACCTCGCCCGCCGTCACCGTCGCTCTCGGTGCGTCCCTGCCCCAGGCCGCACGCCTCATGGCCGCCCATCGCGTGAAGCGGCTGCCGGTCGTCGACGCGAGCGGCGTCATCCAGGGAATCGTGAGCCGGTCCGACCTCCTCAAGGTCTTCCTCCGCCCGGACGAGGATCTCGCCGCCGAAGTGCGCCGCGACGTCGTCGAGCACCTGTTCCCCCTCTCTCATCGTCGGATCGACGTCCGGGTCGGCGTCGGAGTCGTGACGCTGTCGGGCGAGGTCCGCGACAGCGCGCTCATCCCGCTCGCCACCCGCCTTGCCCGCGCTGTCGAAGGCGTCGTGGACGTACGATGCGAACTCACAGCCGAGGGTGACAGGCGATGA
- a CDS encoding DUF4389 domain-containing protein, with amino-acid sequence MLFFLWIAFLVVTVIAFFTGGMEVHWWSGGLITLLTLIAGFAVAFTDRYPRGLFALIVGLNQSVLRVAAYASLMTDAYPPFRLDQGGHEPVVGAAR; translated from the coding sequence GTGCTGTTCTTCCTCTGGATCGCCTTCCTCGTCGTGACGGTGATCGCGTTCTTCACCGGCGGGATGGAGGTGCACTGGTGGAGCGGCGGCCTGATCACGCTGCTCACGCTCATCGCGGGCTTCGCCGTGGCCTTCACCGACCGGTATCCGCGCGGTCTGTTCGCCCTGATCGTCGGGCTGAACCAATCGGTCCTGCGCGTCGCCGCTTATGCGAGCCTCATGACGGACGCCTATCCGCCGTTCCGTCTCGACCAGGGTGGTCACGAGCCGGTCGTGGGTGCCGCGCGCTGA
- a CDS encoding universal stress protein, with product MNGTTARSGLGRVVVGVDGSPSADAAVIWAAAESALRGIRLVHAADTDTPVPFLTEAEIVRSRQARRDEACAVLAAVRNEADVGCARAAAGEEEFPNLTVQADGRSSHNVPGAFADASHHAGLLVFGGRRSPGYLGPTLRRITLTLLQHAHCPVELIPRQGPRHGSTS from the coding sequence ATGAACGGAACCACTGCCCGTTCCGGCCTCGGCAGGGTCGTCGTCGGTGTGGACGGCTCACCGTCCGCAGACGCGGCGGTGATATGGGCGGCGGCGGAGTCGGCGCTGCGGGGCATCCGTCTTGTTCACGCGGCGGACACGGACACACCGGTCCCCTTCCTGACCGAGGCGGAGATCGTCAGGAGCCGGCAAGCAAGGCGTGATGAGGCCTGTGCGGTTCTTGCGGCGGTCCGGAACGAGGCCGACGTGGGCTGTGCCCGTGCGGCGGCCGGCGAAGAGGAGTTCCCGAATCTGACCGTGCAGGCCGACGGCCGGAGCAGCCACAACGTTCCCGGTGCTTTCGCCGACGCGTCGCACCACGCCGGCCTTCTGGTCTTCGGCGGTCGACGATCGCCCGGCTACCTCGGACCGACGCTCCGCCGGATCACGCTGACCCTGCTGCAGCACGCTCACTGCCCCGTGGAGCTCATCCCTCGGCAAGGACCCCGACATGGGAGCACGTCATGA
- a CDS encoding cyclic nucleotide-binding domain-containing protein, translating into MTTTRTLLNELAPDARDRLLEHARPVQFPAGTRIFRERQHADRFWIIETGRVELDMHVPGRRNAVVDTLASGALLGCSWIMPPHIWHLGATATAEVHALEFDAQAVRQLCTEDAAVGEAVFACVAAAMARRLLSARDRLLDDLMPRIGAEPLAYAR; encoded by the coding sequence ATGACCACCACGAGGACGCTGCTGAACGAACTCGCTCCCGACGCGCGTGACCGGCTGCTGGAGCACGCTCGCCCGGTGCAATTCCCCGCCGGGACGCGCATCTTCCGCGAGCGGCAGCACGCAGACCGCTTCTGGATCATCGAGACCGGCCGGGTCGAGCTCGACATGCACGTCCCTGGGCGCCGCAACGCCGTCGTGGACACCCTCGCGTCCGGCGCGCTCCTCGGCTGCTCCTGGATCATGCCCCCACACATCTGGCACCTCGGCGCCACGGCGACAGCCGAGGTCCACGCCCTCGAGTTCGACGCCCAGGCCGTCAGGCAGCTGTGCACGGAGGACGCAGCCGTCGGCGAGGCGGTCTTCGCGTGCGTCGCCGCGGCGATGGCGCGTCGGCTCCTGTCCGCCCGCGACCGCCTGCTGGACGACCTCATGCCGCGTATCGGCGCGGAACCCCTGGCCTACGCCCGATGA
- a CDS encoding universal stress protein, with product MTSTTDRGNIVVGIDPLKNWHMALAWAADEAHLRERGLRLVVAVPPQHDTRHVDDTPRHLARRQVGTEALHTALAWAKTRQPGVEAASSLLDGFPVGVLAGLSHDAGMIVLGSRHLSRTEEYLSAGSLVVPVTAKARCPVVVVGDAEHVTQETPYLVVGLDGSESSRAALAWAFEEADLRRCALRAIAVWQPPVFSLHSSDSLFHAERRLLSETTAGWAEKYPDVRLTHEVPIGSPVETLADAAEHALAVVVGRRGRGGYTGMRVGSVVHGLLHRAHCPVITVPAR from the coding sequence ATGACCAGCACCACGGATCGCGGCAACATCGTCGTCGGTATCGACCCGCTCAAGAACTGGCACATGGCCCTTGCCTGGGCCGCGGACGAGGCTCACCTGCGAGAACGGGGACTGCGCCTGGTGGTCGCGGTACCACCGCAGCACGACACCCGGCATGTCGACGACACCCCCCGTCACCTGGCACGGCGGCAGGTGGGAACGGAAGCTCTGCATACCGCGCTCGCCTGGGCGAAAACCCGGCAGCCGGGTGTCGAGGCCGCCTCCTCCCTTCTCGACGGGTTCCCGGTAGGGGTCCTGGCCGGGCTGTCACACGACGCCGGCATGATCGTGCTGGGATCCCGGCACCTCAGCCGCACCGAGGAGTACCTGAGCGCCGGTTCCCTGGTCGTCCCGGTCACCGCGAAGGCGCGCTGCCCGGTGGTCGTCGTGGGCGACGCGGAACACGTCACGCAGGAGACGCCCTACCTCGTGGTCGGCCTTGACGGCAGTGAGTCCTCACGGGCAGCCCTGGCCTGGGCCTTTGAGGAAGCCGACCTCCGGCGCTGCGCACTGCGTGCCATCGCCGTCTGGCAGCCCCCCGTCTTCTCCCTGCACAGCTCCGACTCACTGTTCCACGCCGAGCGGCGGCTGCTCTCGGAAACCACTGCGGGCTGGGCGGAGAAGTATCCCGACGTCCGGCTCACCCACGAGGTTCCCATCGGCTCCCCCGTGGAGACGCTCGCGGACGCAGCCGAGCACGCCCTGGCCGTGGTCGTCGGGCGTCGAGGCCGCGGCGGATACACCGGGATGCGCGTCGGCTCCGTCGTCCACGGGCTGCTGCACCGGGCGCACTGTCCGGTGATCACCGTCCCTGCCAGGTGA
- a CDS encoding CBS domain-containing protein yields the protein MKQMKVGGLMTDNVLSAVPATSFREVAKMLAEHDISGVPVVDDDDHVVGVVSESDLLARHELTARDLMTTPAVTVHAEETVADAARLMVRRGVERLPVVDEEERLVGIVTRRDLLCVYLRPDAEIRRRICEDVLSDVMELPADAVDVHVLDGVVTLGGRLRRRSQALMLVGLAERVDGVVAVVDRLSFHEDDTRLAYPTRTPHDISW from the coding sequence ATGAAGCAGATGAAGGTCGGCGGTCTGATGACCGACAACGTGCTCTCCGCCGTCCCTGCGACGTCGTTCAGGGAAGTGGCCAAGATGCTCGCCGAGCACGACATCAGCGGGGTCCCCGTCGTGGACGACGACGACCATGTCGTCGGAGTCGTCTCCGAAAGCGACCTCCTGGCCCGCCACGAACTGACTGCGCGGGACCTGATGACCACGCCGGCCGTCACCGTTCACGCCGAGGAGACGGTTGCGGACGCGGCACGGCTGATGGTGCGCCGGGGAGTCGAGCGCCTTCCCGTCGTCGACGAGGAAGAACGACTGGTGGGCATCGTGACCCGCCGCGATCTGCTCTGTGTCTACCTCCGCCCGGATGCGGAGATACGGCGCCGCATCTGTGAGGACGTCCTCTCCGATGTCATGGAGCTGCCCGCGGACGCGGTGGACGTGCACGTCCTCGACGGCGTGGTGACGCTGGGCGGCCGCCTCCGGCGGCGGAGTCAGGCCCTGATGCTCGTCGGACTCGCCGAGCGCGTGGACGGCGTCGTCGCCGTCGTGGACCGGCTCTCCTTCCACGAAGACGACACACGTCTCGCCTACCCCACCCGGACTCCCCACGACATCTCTTGGTGA
- a CDS encoding cation-translocating P-type ATPase: protein MTDRAATGRAATPSEALPFDPSEPLPRLRRELATGPDGLSAREAARRLAVHGPNEVRRKARSSFARELVGQLVHPLALLLWAAAALAFVADLGVLGWAILAVIAVNAAFALLQERQAERAVETLARYLPEHALAVRDGRPLTVEARDLVPGDVILLEEGDKVPADARVTEGGVEVDLSMLTGESVPAERMAAAGLLGAPLLEEPNLVFSGTTCVEGQARAIVFATGNHTELGRIAALSQRTRREASPLERQVKKVAWLIAGVATGMGALFLVAGVAVGLPVTDSLMFAIGLLVANVPEGLLPTITLALAVGVRALAREGALVKRLSAVETLGSTNVICTDKTGTLTRNRMRLRALWTAEHGTEPGPWAQELVRASALCTTVTREEEEEEEEEEGKLHGDPTEAALVTGAADHGAPVDLARRDAERRRLFRFDPRLRLMSVVQDDEGTGHLRIVAKGAPEAVLARVLPGSAMDAARSAAEELAQGGMRVLAVAARDLPSGTEPPSRRQDAESGLTLLGLVGLYDPPRPEVAEAVRRCHEAGVRVHIVTGDSGATAAAVAREVGIGVPRLQVVAASESLGDDELDRLLVEGDAEIVFARSSPETKLKVADTLRAHGRIVAMTGDGVNDAPALHRAHIGVAMGRSGTDVAREAATMVLTDDDFATIVTAVESGRRVYDNVRKFIVYIFAHATPEIVPFLVFALSAGAVPLPLTVLQILAIDLGTETLPALALGRERSEPGIMRRPPRPRHQGVISRDMLVRSWGYLGLVSAALVMVGFFYVLWRAGWQPGDPTGTGSPLHHAYVTATTATFAGIVTCQVGTAFAARTDHAALRDIGVFSNPLLLAGIAFELAFTAALVYAPPLQHLFGTAALPLDVVLLIATFPVLVWGTDELRRARRRRQRAAPTTGS from the coding sequence ATGACTGACCGCGCCGCCACGGGCCGGGCGGCCACGCCCAGCGAGGCGCTGCCCTTCGACCCCAGCGAGCCCCTGCCCAGGCTGCGCCGGGAACTCGCCACCGGGCCGGATGGGCTGTCCGCCCGCGAGGCCGCCCGCCGGCTCGCCGTTCACGGGCCCAACGAGGTACGACGCAAGGCCCGCTCCTCTTTCGCGCGGGAGCTTGTCGGCCAGCTGGTCCACCCCCTCGCCCTGCTGCTGTGGGCGGCCGCCGCGCTGGCCTTCGTCGCGGATCTCGGGGTGCTCGGCTGGGCGATCCTGGCGGTCATCGCCGTCAACGCGGCCTTCGCCCTCCTGCAGGAACGGCAGGCCGAGCGGGCGGTGGAGACCCTCGCGCGGTATCTGCCCGAGCACGCCCTCGCCGTGCGCGACGGCCGGCCCCTCACCGTGGAGGCCCGCGACCTGGTGCCGGGTGACGTGATCCTCCTGGAAGAGGGCGACAAGGTGCCGGCCGACGCGCGCGTCACCGAAGGCGGAGTGGAAGTCGATCTGTCGATGCTCACGGGGGAGTCCGTTCCCGCGGAACGCATGGCCGCGGCCGGTCTCCTCGGCGCCCCGTTGCTGGAGGAGCCGAACCTCGTCTTCAGCGGGACGACCTGTGTCGAGGGGCAGGCCCGGGCCATCGTGTTCGCCACCGGCAACCACACCGAGCTCGGCCGGATCGCCGCACTCAGCCAGCGCACCCGGCGCGAGGCGAGCCCGTTGGAACGGCAGGTCAAGAAGGTCGCCTGGCTCATCGCCGGCGTCGCCACCGGCATGGGGGCCCTGTTCCTCGTCGCCGGAGTGGCGGTCGGACTGCCGGTGACCGACTCCCTCATGTTCGCCATCGGACTCCTCGTCGCCAACGTCCCCGAGGGACTGCTCCCGACCATCACGCTGGCCCTCGCCGTCGGCGTCCGCGCGCTGGCCCGCGAAGGCGCCCTGGTGAAACGACTCAGCGCCGTGGAGACGCTCGGCTCCACGAACGTCATCTGCACGGACAAGACCGGCACCCTGACCCGCAACCGCATGCGTCTGAGAGCTCTTTGGACCGCGGAGCACGGAACGGAACCTGGACCCTGGGCGCAGGAACTGGTGCGGGCGAGCGCGCTGTGCACCACCGTCACCCGCGAGGAGGAGGAGGAGGAGGAGGAGGAGGAGGGCAAGCTGCACGGCGATCCGACCGAGGCCGCCCTCGTCACCGGGGCCGCCGACCACGGGGCCCCTGTGGATCTCGCCCGGCGCGACGCGGAACGGCGCAGGCTGTTCCGCTTCGATCCGCGACTGCGGCTGATGTCGGTCGTGCAGGACGACGAGGGGACGGGGCACCTGCGGATCGTTGCCAAGGGAGCGCCCGAAGCGGTCCTGGCCCGCGTTCTTCCCGGCTCCGCCATGGACGCGGCTCGTTCCGCGGCGGAGGAGCTGGCCCAGGGCGGCATGCGGGTCCTCGCGGTCGCCGCGCGCGACCTGCCGTCGGGGACGGAGCCGCCGTCGCGCCGTCAGGACGCCGAATCGGGGCTGACACTGCTCGGTCTGGTCGGACTGTACGACCCGCCGCGCCCCGAGGTGGCGGAGGCCGTCCGCCGCTGCCACGAGGCCGGAGTCCGCGTGCACATCGTGACGGGGGACAGCGGAGCCACCGCCGCCGCGGTCGCCCGGGAGGTCGGCATCGGAGTGCCAAGGCTGCAGGTGGTCGCGGCCTCCGAGTCGCTGGGCGACGACGAGCTGGACCGGCTCCTGGTGGAGGGCGACGCCGAGATCGTCTTCGCCCGCTCCTCACCCGAGACGAAGCTCAAGGTGGCGGACACGCTGCGGGCCCACGGCCGGATCGTCGCGATGACGGGTGACGGGGTCAACGACGCCCCCGCGCTGCACCGTGCGCACATCGGGGTGGCCATGGGCCGCTCCGGCACCGACGTGGCCCGCGAGGCCGCCACCATGGTGCTCACCGACGACGACTTCGCCACCATCGTGACCGCCGTCGAATCCGGGCGCCGCGTCTACGACAACGTCCGCAAGTTCATCGTCTACATCTTCGCCCACGCCACCCCGGAGATCGTGCCCTTCCTCGTCTTCGCGCTCTCCGCCGGGGCGGTACCGCTGCCGCTCACCGTGCTGCAGATCCTCGCCATCGACCTGGGAACCGAGACGCTGCCCGCCCTCGCCCTCGGCAGGGAACGCTCCGAGCCCGGCATCATGCGGCGGCCGCCTCGGCCACGGCACCAGGGTGTGATCTCCCGCGACATGCTCGTCCGCAGCTGGGGCTATCTGGGCCTGGTGTCGGCCGCCCTCGTCATGGTCGGCTTCTTCTACGTGCTCTGGCGCGCGGGCTGGCAGCCGGGTGATCCCACGGGTACGGGCAGCCCCCTGCACCACGCTTACGTGACGGCCACGACGGCCACCTTCGCCGGTATCGTCACCTGCCAGGTCGGTACGGCCTTCGCGGCCCGCACCGACCACGCGGCACTCCGCGACATCGGGGTGTTCTCGAATCCGCTGCTGCTCGCCGGTATCGCCTTCGAACTCGCGTTCACCGCGGCCCTCGTCTACGCGCCCCCGCTCCAACACCTCTTCGGCACGGCCGCCCTCCCCCTGGACGTCGTCCTGCTCATCGCGACGTTCCCGGTCCTGGTATGGGGCACGGACGAGCTGCGGCGTGCCAGGCGGCGCCGTCAGCGCGCGGCACCCACGACCGGCTCGTGA
- a CDS encoding cation-translocating P-type ATPase: protein MRETTGLTQEEAARRLADTGPNEVAARKPVRLHKRVLAQLTDPLIMVLLGAVVLTLAIGDHPDAIVIGMVVLVNTTVGVAQEIRADNAVAALSALTAPHARVRRGGAVRDLPAAAVVPGDVLLVGEGDIVAADAELAEVSAVLVDESMLTGESVPVDKDAGATLSAGTVVVRGRGVAVATATGAGSALGRIAALLDERREPTPLQRRLAALGRILAAVTLALCVLVFTLGLVRGLPLGTMAVTSISLAVAAVPESLPAVVTLALALGARRMVARHALVRRLPAVETLGSVSVLATDKTGTLTEGRMVVQHVWTPRVSAELSGVGYEPVGDLLVAGRPAEADELEPLTDLLTVTALCNDATLRPPDDGAADGRWTALGDPMEAALLTAAAKAGCPDSTELAMSRPRLGEAPFDSLRRRMTTLHATGEGRVLVCLKGAPEAVLDPAVLLDPAEALTAARQEAASLAAQGYRVLAVASGVRNDIPHPVTAAESGLALLGLVALSDPPKPHAAATLASCRAAGITPVLITGDHPATARSVASHVALLGDGGETEGHVVTGADVAAGRVADLTSVRVFARTDPQQKLDIVEAWRARGAVTAMTGDGVNDGPALHRADIGVAMGARGTEVARQAADLVLTDDELSTVVAAVDEGRRVYDNIRRFLVYGMAGGAAEILVMLTGPLLGLPLPLRAGQILWINLLTHGLTGVAMGAEPASPGAMRRPPRPPDQHILGGGAWQRLLVLAAVVTAASLGAGLGAQALDLAWQSVLFLALLAAQLGVVLGLRARLFTRKNPFLPLSVVASALLAVAALYVPFLSSVLETEPLGWAGVGIAVAGAPAGFLAARLVRTAFRGTHPAGASGTRELP, encoded by the coding sequence GTGCGGGAGACAACGGGACTCACCCAGGAGGAAGCCGCCCGACGGCTCGCCGACACAGGCCCCAACGAGGTGGCCGCGAGAAAGCCCGTACGGCTCCACAAGCGGGTTCTGGCCCAACTGACGGACCCGCTGATCATGGTGCTCCTCGGGGCCGTCGTGCTGACCCTCGCGATCGGCGACCATCCTGACGCGATCGTCATCGGGATGGTCGTCCTCGTGAACACGACCGTCGGGGTGGCGCAGGAGATCCGTGCCGACAACGCCGTCGCCGCACTCTCTGCCCTCACCGCGCCGCACGCGCGCGTGCGGCGCGGCGGCGCAGTCCGCGACCTCCCGGCGGCGGCGGTCGTCCCTGGCGACGTCCTCCTGGTCGGTGAGGGAGACATCGTCGCCGCCGACGCCGAACTCGCCGAGGTGTCCGCCGTCCTGGTGGACGAGTCCATGCTCACGGGGGAGTCCGTGCCCGTGGACAAGGACGCCGGTGCGACGCTGAGCGCGGGCACGGTGGTCGTGCGGGGCCGGGGCGTGGCCGTGGCCACGGCGACCGGTGCCGGCAGTGCCCTCGGTCGCATTGCGGCTCTTCTCGACGAACGTCGCGAGCCGACCCCGCTGCAGCGCCGCCTCGCCGCCCTCGGGCGCATCCTCGCGGCCGTGACGCTCGCCTTGTGCGTCCTGGTGTTCACCCTCGGCCTGGTGCGGGGACTCCCACTCGGCACGATGGCGGTCACCTCCATCAGCCTGGCCGTGGCGGCGGTCCCCGAGTCCCTTCCCGCTGTCGTCACCCTGGCACTCGCACTCGGGGCCCGGCGCATGGTCGCCCGGCACGCCCTGGTGCGGCGGCTGCCCGCCGTGGAGACGCTCGGCTCCGTATCCGTCCTCGCCACCGACAAGACCGGCACCCTGACCGAGGGCCGCATGGTGGTCCAGCACGTGTGGACACCGCGGGTGAGCGCCGAACTCTCGGGCGTGGGGTACGAACCCGTGGGCGATCTCCTGGTAGCCGGGCGGCCCGCGGAAGCGGACGAGCTCGAACCCCTGACGGACCTCCTGACCGTGACCGCCCTGTGCAACGACGCCACACTGCGCCCGCCGGACGACGGGGCCGCCGATGGCCGCTGGACGGCCCTGGGCGACCCTATGGAAGCCGCCCTGCTCACGGCCGCGGCCAAGGCGGGCTGCCCGGATTCCACAGAACTGGCGATGAGCCGTCCCCGGCTCGGCGAAGCACCCTTCGACAGCCTCCGCCGACGCATGACCACGCTGCACGCGACCGGGGAGGGCCGGGTGCTGGTCTGTCTGAAGGGCGCCCCCGAGGCTGTCCTCGACCCGGCTGTTCTGCTGGACCCTGCGGAGGCGCTCACGGCGGCCCGCCAGGAGGCCGCAAGCCTGGCCGCCCAGGGGTATCGGGTGCTCGCCGTGGCATCAGGCGTGCGTAACGACATCCCGCACCCGGTCACCGCGGCGGAGTCGGGGCTCGCTCTCCTCGGCCTCGTCGCGCTCAGCGACCCGCCCAAGCCGCATGCCGCAGCGACCCTCGCCTCCTGCCGCGCCGCCGGCATCACCCCCGTCCTCATCACCGGGGACCATCCGGCGACGGCTCGGTCGGTGGCGTCCCACGTCGCCCTTCTGGGCGACGGCGGGGAGACGGAAGGCCACGTCGTCACGGGGGCGGACGTGGCGGCCGGCCGCGTTGCCGACCTCACCTCGGTGCGGGTCTTCGCGCGCACGGACCCCCAACAGAAGCTGGACATCGTGGAGGCGTGGCGCGCCAGGGGAGCGGTGACCGCGATGACCGGCGACGGTGTCAACGACGGCCCCGCCCTGCACCGGGCCGACATCGGCGTCGCCATGGGCGCACGCGGCACTGAGGTCGCGCGGCAGGCGGCCGACCTCGTCCTCACCGACGACGAGCTCTCGACGGTCGTGGCGGCCGTCGACGAGGGACGTCGTGTCTACGACAACATCCGCCGCTTCCTCGTCTACGGGATGGCCGGCGGCGCGGCAGAGATCCTCGTCATGTTGACCGGCCCCCTGCTCGGGCTGCCTCTGCCCCTGCGAGCGGGTCAGATCCTGTGGATCAACCTCCTGACGCACGGCCTCACCGGAGTCGCCATGGGCGCGGAACCGGCCTCCCCGGGAGCGATGCGGCGACCGCCACGCCCGCCGGACCAACACATCCTCGGCGGAGGTGCCTGGCAGCGCCTGCTCGTCCTCGCCGCCGTCGTCACAGCAGCCTCCCTCGGCGCGGGGCTCGGTGCTCAGGCACTGGACCTGGCTTGGCAGAGCGTTCTCTTCCTCGCCCTCCTGGCCGCGCAGCTAGGCGTTGTCCTGGGACTCCGCGCCCGGCTGTTCACCCGCAAGAACCCGTTCCTTCCCCTGTCCGTCGTCGCCTCCGCCCTGCTTGCCGTGGCAGCGCTCTACGTACCATTCCTGAGCTCGGTCCTGGAGACCGAACCGCTCGGCTGGGCGGGCGTCGGGATCGCCGTGGCTGGTGCCCCCGCGGGTTTTCTTGCCGCGCGACTCGTCCGCACCGCCTTCCGTGGGACGCACCCGGCTGGAGCGTCGGGGACACGGGAACTACCGTGA
- a CDS encoding CBS domain-containing protein: protein MRHRSVADLMTPTAVSVVPGTTFKEIARLLDEFDITAVCVVDESNRPLGVVSEADLVCRRAAGARLDTAGALMSSPAIVARPEWSVVRAARVMDRAGVKRLPVVDDEGQLVGVLSRSDLVQLFLRRDRAIQEEIVEDVVTHTLGLSPSALSVEVVDGRVTLSGTVRRRSLVPVILRLCNSVDGVVGVVDRLTYEDDDLPKEGRA, encoded by the coding sequence ATGAGGCACCGCAGCGTCGCGGATCTGATGACGCCCACGGCGGTCAGCGTCGTACCGGGCACGACGTTCAAGGAGATCGCACGGCTCCTGGACGAGTTCGACATCACCGCGGTGTGCGTCGTGGACGAGTCGAACCGGCCTCTCGGCGTTGTCTCGGAGGCGGACCTGGTATGCCGCCGTGCCGCAGGGGCCCGGCTCGACACCGCGGGCGCGCTCATGTCGAGCCCCGCCATCGTCGCCCGACCCGAGTGGAGCGTGGTGCGGGCCGCCCGCGTGATGGACCGGGCCGGAGTCAAGCGCCTGCCCGTGGTCGACGACGAAGGGCAGCTCGTGGGCGTCCTCAGCCGGAGCGACCTCGTCCAGCTGTTCCTTCGCCGGGACCGTGCGATCCAGGAGGAGATCGTCGAGGACGTGGTCACCCACACCTTGGGGCTGAGCCCGTCCGCCCTGTCGGTCGAGGTGGTGGACGGCCGGGTCACGCTCAGCGGCACGGTACGGCGCCGGAGCCTCGTGCCGGTGATTCTCAGGCTCTGCAACAGCGTCGACGGTGTCGTGGGGGTCGTCGACCGGCTCACGTACGAAGACGACGACCTGCCGAAGGAGGGGCGAGCATGA